The following proteins are co-located in the Telopea speciosissima isolate NSW1024214 ecotype Mountain lineage chromosome 9, Tspe_v1, whole genome shotgun sequence genome:
- the LOC122639843 gene encoding thymidine kinase a-like, whose amino-acid sequence MRRMKSLLFLSPTLSIFPCHLTRTRPSLYFQIPQTLYDESISIVNPNILRLRPFSSFNSSISTSVKSSNSRMKAPRFSYGEIHVIVGPMFAGKTTALLHRIQTESKNGRDVAIINSNKDTRYGLDSIVTHDGAKFPCWALSELSSFRQKFGVDAYEKLDVIGIDEAQFFEDLYDFCCEAADHDGKTVIVAGLDGDYLRRSFGSVLDIIPIADSVTKLTARCELCGKRAFFTLRKTKDTQTELIGGADVYMPVCRQHYVNGQAVIESTRIVLESQKI is encoded by the exons ATGCGGAGAATGAAatccctcctcttcctctctcccACTCTTTCAATATTCCCTTGTCATCTCACCAGAACAAGGCCATCACTCTATTTTCAGATCCCTCAAACCCTCTATGACGAATCTATATCTATCGTAAACCCCAATATTCTACGCCTGagacccttttcttctttcaattcctCGATTTCGACCTCCGTCAAGAGCTCGAACTCGCGAATGAAGGCGCCTCGGTTCTCTTATGGCGAGATCCATGTAATCGTTGGCCCAATGTTTGCTGGTAAAACCACCGCTCTCCTCCACCGTATCCAGACTGAAAGTAAAAACGGCAG AGATGTAGCAATAATAAACTCGAATAAGGATACGAGATATGGGTTAGATTCTATTGTAACGCATGATGGAGCAAAATTTCCGTGTTGGGCCTTGTCGGAACTATCATCTTTCAGGCAAAAGTTTGGAGTCGATGCTTATGAAAAG CTAGATGTGATAGGGATCGATGAAGCtcaattttttgaagatctataTGATTTCTGCTGTGAGGCAGCTGATCACGATGGGAAGACCGTAATTGTTGCAGGCCTTGATGGAGACTACTTGAG AAGGAGCTTTGGTTCTGTGCTCGACATTATACCAATAGCTGATTCTGTAACCAAGTTGACTGCTCGATGTGAGCTATGTGGCAAGCGGGCTTTCTTTACCTTGAGGAAGACAAAGGATACACAAACGGAACTGATTGGTGGGGCTGATGTTTACATGCCGGTCTGCCGGCAGCACTATGTAAATGGACAAGCAGTCATTGAAAGTACCAGGATTGTTCTAGAATCTCAAAAGATTTAA
- the LOC122639842 gene encoding pentatricopeptide repeat-containing protein At4g16470 isoform X2, with translation MRLPLRRCFHVPPWTRESFTELDARLKGLCYSGRLTEAVSILCHTGSPLDPQTYALLLQESIFRKQFNEGKYIHAQMLKVGFLPDKFLQTKLLILYAKNGDMETAHILFGRIPDPTLVSWNAMISGYVQKGLEEIGLDLYYRLRQSGLKPDQFTFASVFRACATLATLEQGKRAHGVMIKTQTRENVVVNSSLMDMYFKCSSRQDGHRVFNKSSERNVITWTALISGYGIHGGVQEVLELYHRMLNEGFKPNYVTFLAVLSACSHGGLVNEGWRYFSSMTRDYGIRPRGKHYAAMVDLLGRAGRLKEAYTFVQNSPCHEYSVIWGALLGACRIHGDIELVKLAAKKFFELETQNAGKYVAEVREVMRAARVKKEPGYSWIEVKGKVHTFLVGDNSHQQTEQIYKTMKKLTSNLRDGGYVPDLWSS, from the exons ATGCGATTACCACTGCGAAGATGTTTTCATGTCCCCCCATGGACCCGAGAGAGCTTCACCGAATTAGATGCAAGATTGAAGGGTCTTTGTTATTCAGGGAGATTGACGGAAGCAGTTAGCATCTTGTGTCACACTGGATCACCGCTGGATCCTCAAACTTACGCTCTTTTATTGCAAGAATCCATTTTTAGAAAACAATTCAATGAAGGTAAATATATCCATGCTCAAATGCTCAAAGTTGGATTTCTCCCTGATAAGTTTTTGCAGACCAAATTACTAATATTATATGCAAAAAATGGAGATATGGAAACTGCCCATATATTGTTCGGTAGAATTCCTGACCCAACTTTAGTTTCATGGAATGCCATGATCTCCGGGTATGTGCAAAAGGGTCTTGAAGAGATAGGACTGGATCTATATTACAGGTTGAGACAGAGTGGTTTGAAGCCAGACCAATTCACATTTGCATCAGTGTTCCGAGCTTGTGCCACACTAGCTACTCTGGAGCAAGGGAAGCGGGCTCATGGTGTCATGATCAAGACCCAAACTAGAGAAAATGTTGTGGTTAACAGCTCTCTCATGGATATGTACTTCAAATGCAGTAGTCGCCAGGATGGTCATCGGGTCTTCAACAAGTCCTCCGAGAGGAATGTTATTACATGGACTGCTCTGATCTCCGGGTATGGTATTCATGGTGGAGTACAAGAAGTTTTGGAGCTCTACCACAGAATGTTAAATGaagggtttaaaccaaactatgTTACTTTTCTTGCTGTCCTTTCTGCTTGTAGTCATGGAGGCCTTGTAAATGAGGGTTGGAGGTACTTCTCATCGATGACAAGAGATTATGGTATTAGGCCGAGGGGGAAACACTATGCAGCTATGGTAGATCTCTTGGGGCGAGCAGGGAGGTTAAAGGAGGCTTATACATTTGTTCAGAACTCACCTTGCCATGAATATTCAGTCATTTGGGGTGCTTTGCTGGGTGCATGTCGAATTCATGGAGACATAGAATTGGTGAAGCTTGCAGCAAAGAAGTTCTTTGAGCTGGAAACACAAAATGCTGGAAAGT ATGTTGCAGAGGTTAGGGAGGTGATGAGGGCAGCCAGGGTGAAAAAGGAGCCTGGATATAGTTGGATAGAGGTCAAAGGTAAAGTCCATACATTTCTTGTTGGAGATAACTCTCATCAACAAACAGAGCAGATATATAAGACCATGAAGAAACTCACTAGCAATTTAAGGGATGGGGGTTATGTTCCTGATTTATGGAGTTCATGA
- the LOC122639842 gene encoding pentatricopeptide repeat-containing protein At4g16470 isoform X1 encodes MRLPLRRCFHVPPWTRESFTELDARLKGLCYSGRLTEAVSILCHTGSPLDPQTYALLLQESIFRKQFNEGKYIHAQMLKVGFLPDKFLQTKLLILYAKNGDMETAHILFGRIPDPTLVSWNAMISGYVQKGLEEIGLDLYYRLRQSGLKPDQFTFASVFRACATLATLEQGKRAHGVMIKTQTRENVVVNSSLMDMYFKCSSRQDGHRVFNKSSERNVITWTALISGYGIHGGVQEVLELYHRMLNEGFKPNYVTFLAVLSACSHGGLVNEGWRYFSSMTRDYGIRPRGKHYAAMVDLLGRAGRLKEAYTFVQNSPCHEYSVIWGALLGACRIHGDIELVKLAAKKFFELETQNAGKYVVLSNSYASFGLWKNVAEVREVMRAARVKKEPGYSWIEVKGKVHTFLVGDNSHQQTEQIYKTMKKLTSNLRDGGYVPDLWSS; translated from the coding sequence ATGCGATTACCACTGCGAAGATGTTTTCATGTCCCCCCATGGACCCGAGAGAGCTTCACCGAATTAGATGCAAGATTGAAGGGTCTTTGTTATTCAGGGAGATTGACGGAAGCAGTTAGCATCTTGTGTCACACTGGATCACCGCTGGATCCTCAAACTTACGCTCTTTTATTGCAAGAATCCATTTTTAGAAAACAATTCAATGAAGGTAAATATATCCATGCTCAAATGCTCAAAGTTGGATTTCTCCCTGATAAGTTTTTGCAGACCAAATTACTAATATTATATGCAAAAAATGGAGATATGGAAACTGCCCATATATTGTTCGGTAGAATTCCTGACCCAACTTTAGTTTCATGGAATGCCATGATCTCCGGGTATGTGCAAAAGGGTCTTGAAGAGATAGGACTGGATCTATATTACAGGTTGAGACAGAGTGGTTTGAAGCCAGACCAATTCACATTTGCATCAGTGTTCCGAGCTTGTGCCACACTAGCTACTCTGGAGCAAGGGAAGCGGGCTCATGGTGTCATGATCAAGACCCAAACTAGAGAAAATGTTGTGGTTAACAGCTCTCTCATGGATATGTACTTCAAATGCAGTAGTCGCCAGGATGGTCATCGGGTCTTCAACAAGTCCTCCGAGAGGAATGTTATTACATGGACTGCTCTGATCTCCGGGTATGGTATTCATGGTGGAGTACAAGAAGTTTTGGAGCTCTACCACAGAATGTTAAATGaagggtttaaaccaaactatgTTACTTTTCTTGCTGTCCTTTCTGCTTGTAGTCATGGAGGCCTTGTAAATGAGGGTTGGAGGTACTTCTCATCGATGACAAGAGATTATGGTATTAGGCCGAGGGGGAAACACTATGCAGCTATGGTAGATCTCTTGGGGCGAGCAGGGAGGTTAAAGGAGGCTTATACATTTGTTCAGAACTCACCTTGCCATGAATATTCAGTCATTTGGGGTGCTTTGCTGGGTGCATGTCGAATTCATGGAGACATAGAATTGGTGAAGCTTGCAGCAAAGAAGTTCTTTGAGCTGGAAACACAAAATGCTGGAAAGTATGTTGTCCTGTCCAATTCCTATGCTTCTTTCGGGTTGTGGAAAAATGTTGCAGAGGTTAGGGAGGTGATGAGGGCAGCCAGGGTGAAAAAGGAGCCTGGATATAGTTGGATAGAGGTCAAAGGTAAAGTCCATACATTTCTTGTTGGAGATAACTCTCATCAACAAACAGAGCAGATATATAAGACCATGAAGAAACTCACTAGCAATTTAAGGGATGGGGGTTATGTTCCTGATTTATGGAGTTCATGA
- the LOC122639841 gene encoding heterogeneous nuclear ribonucleoprotein 1-like — translation MESDLGKLFIGGISWDTNEDRLKEYFRTYGEVVEAVIMKDRTTGRARGFGFVVFADPAVAERVVMEKHTIDGRTVEAKKAVPRDDQHILNRSNSSIHGSPGPARTKKIFVGGLASTVTESDFKKYFDQFGIITDVVVMYDHNTQRPRGFGFITYDSEEAVEKVLLKTFHELNGKMVEVKRAVPKELSPGPSRSPLGGYNYGMSRVNSFLNGYTQGYNPSSIGGYGVRMDGRFGPVAGSRSAFPSFGPPGYGMGVNFETGLSPSYGGNTNFGTSLGYGRGLNPYYSGNSNRFGSPIGYSGGNGGSGSVLNSTSRNVWGNGGLNYATNSASTSSYMGSGNGSIGGGSFGNSGANWGSSSSISAQGGGTGSGYSSGNLGYGSGDNSYGLGGGGYGRNSGTGVAPTSSYAASNGGYDGAYGDFYGGGSVYGDPTWRSASSDLDGPGSFGYGLSNAASDVSAKSSAGYVGGYSVTNRQSNRGIAA, via the exons ATGGAATCGGATCTTGGCAAGCTCTTCATCGGTGGAATTTCTTGGGATACAAATGAAGATCGTCTGAAGGAATATTTCAGAACTTATGGGGAAGTGGTCGAGGCTGTCATCATGAAGGATCGGACCACAGGTCGTGCTCGtgggtttggttttgttgtCTTTGCAGACCCTGCCGTTGCAGAAAGGGTTGTAATGGAAAAACATACGATAGATGGTAGAACA GTTGAGGCAAAGAAGGCAGTTCCTAGGGATGATCAACACATTCTGAATAGAAGCAACAGTAGCATTCATGGATCACCGGGTCCTGCCCGCACTAAAAAGATATTTGTAGGAGGTTTAGCATCCACAGTCACAGAGAGCGATTTTAAAAAGTACTTTGATCAGTTTGGGATAATCACTGATGTTGTGGTGATGTATGACCACAACACCCAGAGGCCAAGAGGCTTTGGATTCATTACTTATGATTCAGAGGAAGCAGTGGAGAAGGTGTTGCTGAAAACTTTTCATGAACTGAATGGAAAAATGGTTGAGGTCAAGAGGGCCGTTCCCAAAGAGTTGTCCCCAGGGCCTAGTCGCAGTCCACTTGGTGGCTATAACTATGGTATGAGTAGGGTGAATAGCTTCCTTAATGGCTACACTCAGGGGTATAATCCAAGCTCAATTGGTGGCTATGGAGTTAGGATGGATGGTAGATTTGGTCCAGTTGCTGGTAGTCGGAGTGCATTTCCCTCATTTGGCCCTCCTGGTTATGGAATGGGTGTGAATTTTGAGACAGGGTTGAGCCCTAGCTATGGGGGAAACACAAACTTCGGCACTAGTCTTGGCTATGGACGGGGATTGAATCCATATTACAGTGGGAACTCAAATAGATTTGGCAGCCCTATTGGGTACAGCGGGGGTAATGGAGGAAGTGGTTCTGTTTTAAACTCAACAAGTAGAAATGTGTGGGGTAATGGAGGACTTAATTATGCCACAAACTCTGCAAGCACTAGTTCTTACATGGGTTCTGGAAATGGTAGCATTGGAGGAGGTTCGTTTGGCAATAGTGGAGCAAATTGGGgttcatcttcttccatttcGGCTCAAGGTGGAGGGACTGGTTCTGGCTATTCTAGTGGGAATCTTGGTTATGGAAGTGGGGATAACAGTTATGGGTTGGGAGGGGGAGGATATGGAAGAAACAGTGGAACTGGTGTGGCCCCAACATCATCATATGCTGCATCAAACGGTGGTTATGATGGGGCATACGGAGACTTTTATGGTGGCGGTTCAGTTTATGGGGACCCCACTTGGCGGTCTGCATCTTCAGATCTGGATGGGCCTGGTTCATTTGGTTATGGGCTTAGCAATGCAGCATCGGATGTTTCCGCTAAAAGTTCTGCAGGCTATGTTGGAGGTTACAGTGTTACTAATAGACAATCAAATAGAG GAATCGCTGCTTAG
- the LOC122640694 gene encoding uncharacterized protein LOC122640694, producing the protein MTTQMSAVSLFKNSPVISEPFSQKQVFAVQNPGSLSGVIGVHGKKAAVADSDGFIGVLEVYIHEARDIHNICIYHKQDVYAKLCLTSNPEITVSTKIINGGGRNPVFNENLQLRVRSLESSLKCEIWMLSRVKNYLEDQLLGFALVPLSDVLVGNGKLDQELSLSSTDLFHSPAGFVQLSLSYSGASQGVFAIPSPTVSMNAKAPVSLDSEIIDSIPCEFDKIEFPDPKIANENQLMVSEYFRIPCSPLDSQSSDSFVTSDSDNHFSSNVGGGDHALESFSSGSLDSLEVHNSDTPPSSISTNWSPSASITRSSQSSLDTPGDRRSSDEEHQSPVKEKGTEDGEADSEASGGVPSSSITKPFVSLKMEPQPTMVQQDIVDMYMKSMQQFTDSLAKMKLPLDTENENTNLGSATSKSNNDQKSATSKGTGSRVFYGSRAFF; encoded by the coding sequence ATGACTACTCAGATGTCAGCCGTGTCTCTGTTCAAGAATTCCCCTGTCATCAGCGAGCCCTTTAGCCAGAAACAGGTTTTCGCCGTCCAGAATCCAGGTAGCTTATCGGGGGTGATCGGTGTTCATGGAAAGAAAGCTGCAGTAGCAGATTCCGATGGTTTCATCGGTGTTCTTGAGGTGTACATACATGAAGCGAGGGATATCCATAACATCTGCATATACCACAAGCAAGATGTTTACGCCAAGCTGTGCCTGACAAGTAACCCTGAAATTACTGTGTCCACCAAGATCATCAATGGCGGAGGAAGGAATCCGGTCTTTAATGAGAATCTTCAGCTCAGAGTTCGGTCTCTAGAGTCATCCCTCAAATGTGAGATCTGGATGTTAAGCAGGGTCAAGAACTATCTTGAAGACCAGTTGCTGGGTTTCGCATTGGTGCCTCTTTCTGATGTTCTTGTGGGGAATGGCAAGTTAGATCAAGAATTGTCTCTCTCTTCCACGGATCTCTTCCATTCTCCAGCTGGGTTTGTCCAATTGTCGCTCTCCTACTCTGGAGCATCACAGGGGGTCTTCGCGATCCCTTCTCCGACGGTATCTATGAATGCAAAAGCCCCTGTGTCGCTGGATTCTGAAATAATCGATTCAATCCCCTGTGAATTCGATAAGATCGAGTTCCCAGATCCTAAGATCGCTAACGAAAACCAACTGATGGTTTCTGAGTATTTTAGGATTCCATGTAGCCCTTTGGACTCCCAGAGCTCTGACAGCTTTGTCACTTCAGACAGTGATAATCACTTTAGTTCCAACGTAGGTGGTGGAGATCATGCTCTGGAAAGCTTCTCATCGGGCAGTCTGGATTCCCTTGAAGTTCACAACAGTGATACTCCTCCGAGCAGTATTTCAACTAATTGGTCTCCCTCTGCTTCAATTACTAGGAGTTCTCAATCCTCACTCGATACTCCTGGAGACAGAAGATCTTCAGATGAGGAGCACCAATCGCCTGTGAAAGAGAAAGGAACCGAAGATGGAGAGGCTGATAGTGAAGCCTCTGGTGGAGTGCCTAGCAGCTCAATTACGAAACCTTTTGTAAGCTTAAAGATGGAACCACAGCCAACGATGGTGCAGCAGGATATTGTGGACATGTACATGAAAAGCATGCAGCAATTTACAGATTCTTTGGCAAAGATGAAGCTCCCACTAGACACTGAAAACGAGAATACCAATTTGGGCTCTGCAACTTCCAAGTCAAACAATGATCAGAAATCAGCCACTTCAAAGGGCACTGGCTCCAGAGTGTTTTATGGGAGTAGGGCTTTCTTCTGA